The Aquamicrobium lusatiense genome segment ATGGCGCGACGGCATGGCTGCGCTACTCCAAATTCATCGCGCCCTTGTCCGTATGGTGCAACTGGCTGGCGTGGACGCCGGTGTTGTCGCTGGGCTGCTCGATCGCGGCTGCCTACATCCTCAACGTTCTGGCGCCGATCCCATCTTTCACGGAGACCTCGCCGCAGGTTCTGGCATGGCTTGCAGAGCCGGCCAATGCGGGCGCAACGGCCGCCGAGGCCATTGCCGCGCTGACGGCGGCCGCCACGCCGGCAATACGCGACTGGACGCTCTACAGCGGCTCTCTGGGGCCGGTACACTTTTCCATGAATGCCGTTTTCGTCATCGGCGTCATCCTCATGCTGGTCACCTTCGCGATCCAGCATCGCGGCATCCTCAGCACGGCCAATGTCCAGAAGTTTATCGGCCTCGCCGTCATCGTTCCCATGCTGATCGTCGGCATCGTGCCGATCCTCACCGGGCAGATCAACTGGGATAACTACACGCCTTTCGTGCCGCTGGCCGAGGCCTATTCGCCTGAACCCGGCGCGTGGAACATCGCCGGCTGGACGCTTGTGTTCGGCGGCATGTTCATCGCTGCCTGGTCGGCCTATGCGTTCGAAACATCGATCTGCTTCACCAGCGAGTTCAAGAACCCCGGACGGGACACGGTGCGGGCCATCCTCTACTCGGGGCTTCTGTGCCTGCTGCTCTACACTCTGGTGCCCTTCACTTTTCAGGGCGTGCTTGGGCTGGAAGGCATGCTGTCGCCGTCGATCGCCGATGGTTCGGGCGTCGGGCAGGCGATGGCCCAGATGGTGGGCGGTTCAGGCTTCGTCACCACGATCATGATCATGCTGATGATCCTGGCGCTGATGCTGGCCATCAACACGGCCATGGCCGGTTCTTCGCGCACCCTCTATCAGGGGGCGGTGGATGGCTGG includes the following:
- a CDS encoding APC family permease — protein: MTVLAQSGPVEAGQLHRTIDWRGAFWVASGVPALVLFSIGGISGTVGTPAFVIWMVSVSFGLIQACTYAEIAGLFPSKSGGASVYGATAWLRYSKFIAPLSVWCNWLAWTPVLSLGCSIAAAYILNVLAPIPSFTETSPQVLAWLAEPANAGATAAEAIAALTAAATPAIRDWTLYSGSLGPVHFSMNAVFVIGVILMLVTFAIQHRGILSTANVQKFIGLAVIVPMLIVGIVPILTGQINWDNYTPFVPLAEAYSPEPGAWNIAGWTLVFGGMFIAAWSAYAFETSICFTSEFKNPGRDTVRAILYSGLLCLLLYTLVPFTFQGVLGLEGMLSPSIADGSGVGQAMAQMVGGSGFVTTIMIMLMILALMLAINTAMAGSSRTLYQGAVDGWLPRYLSHVNEHGAPTRAMWTDLIFNLGILAIACADAESFFFILAVSNCGYIIFNFLNLNAGWIHRIDNGHIRRPWRAPTILIAVGCLLSYVNAMFMGAGAKVWNPWALWAGLIAAALIIPVFCYRHYIQDGGRFPTHMLDDLGITQEDLKVRKAGILPYLTLAAGLVVVLVANWIFVI